One window from the genome of Salipiger abyssi encodes:
- a CDS encoding cation transporter gives MANTESTGSTADTSTVRYRVSGMDCAKDAAQIERAAQSAGVAPDAVKVSAATHIMTLKVPEASLPEIEKAVETTGYGFDRSESDEDLQQSAAHQDPGYRRALWIVVILNVGYGVLEMIGGFIAGSQAVKADALDFIGDGAITFLGLLAIGWSLLWRARSALIQGIFLALLGLGVFGTTIMRAFEPTTPDATLMGLLGLIALVINVISVLPLLHYRKGDANMRAVWLFSRNDAIGNAAVVVAAGLVVWLGSAWPDLIVAFGIAGLFLHSSWSIIRDARSDLKAAA, from the coding sequence ATGGCCAACACCGAAAGCACCGGATCGACAGCAGATACGTCGACCGTCCGTTACCGGGTTTCCGGAATGGATTGCGCCAAGGATGCCGCCCAGATCGAGCGGGCGGCGCAGTCTGCGGGTGTCGCGCCCGACGCAGTGAAAGTATCAGCGGCGACCCATATCATGACTCTGAAAGTCCCTGAAGCAAGCCTGCCGGAGATTGAAAAAGCCGTTGAGACAACGGGATATGGGTTCGACCGCAGCGAGAGCGACGAGGACCTTCAGCAAAGTGCGGCCCATCAGGACCCGGGCTACCGCCGCGCGCTCTGGATCGTCGTGATTCTAAATGTCGGTTACGGCGTTCTGGAAATGATTGGTGGGTTTATTGCCGGGTCACAGGCGGTGAAGGCCGACGCGCTGGATTTCATCGGCGATGGCGCGATCACCTTCCTCGGCCTGCTGGCCATCGGTTGGAGTCTTCTCTGGCGGGCGCGGTCGGCCCTGATCCAAGGCATCTTCCTTGCCCTGCTCGGTCTTGGCGTCTTTGGGACAACCATCATGCGGGCATTCGAGCCGACAACCCCAGACGCCACGCTGATGGGGCTTCTGGGCCTGATTGCTCTTGTGATCAATGTCATCTCCGTGCTGCCGTTGCTGCATTACCGGAAGGGGGACGCGAACATGCGTGCCGTCTGGCTGTTCTCGCGCAACGACGCCATTGGCAATGCGGCAGTCGTTGTCGCGGCCGGTCTGGTGGTTTGGCTGGGTAGCGCGTGGCCCGACCTCATTGTCGCCTTCGGCATCGCCGGGTTATTCCTGCATTCTTCCTGGTCGATCATCCGCGACGCGCGGTCCGATCTGAAGGCGGCGGCATGA
- a CDS encoding ArsR/SmtB family transcription factor: MMQVFADRNAAAAGIERRAKLFRGLADPSRLAILGVLCEGPLVVHEIVKRTGLSQPNVSNHLRCLLDCGLVASDRDGRFIRYRISSPRIAALLNDVDALLDVVAEGVGACDNYREA, from the coding sequence ATGATGCAAGTCTTCGCCGACCGCAATGCTGCGGCCGCTGGCATCGAGCGTAGGGCAAAGCTCTTTCGCGGTCTTGCCGACCCGAGCCGGCTGGCGATACTGGGCGTGCTGTGTGAAGGACCGTTGGTTGTTCACGAGATCGTCAAACGCACAGGGCTATCGCAGCCCAACGTGTCAAATCATTTGCGATGCCTTCTGGATTGCGGACTTGTCGCCAGCGACCGCGATGGGCGCTTCATTCGCTACCGGATCAGCAGTCCGCGCATAGCAGCTCTTTTAAATGATGTAGACGCCCTGCTTGATGTGGTCGCAGAAGGTGTTGGGGCTTGTGACAATTATCGCGAAGCGTGA
- a CDS encoding cytochrome P450 yields the protein MSSMPSATGFDSTLALLRNPYGFIRQTCRHLDADLFETRILLHKTICMTGAAAAEAFYREEQLIREGSMPSRIQKTLLGEGGVQGLDDATHQHRKKMFMSMMGTEHIAALQGMSLHMLDNFAPDWEARNEVVFYDEVREMLTRAVCAWCGVPIPEAEVATRTAQLTSLFQDAGAIGPKHWAARLARHRLEKWAARMIQQVRDGELQPTQESALHFIATWRDLDGELLNPRVAAVELLNVLRPTVAVSVFIVQTAHALYRYPEWQEKLRNDEGLLEPFVQEVRRLYPFFPAVAARVKSTFEWQGYRFPKGHRVLLDLYGTNTDRRSWDAPLEFRPERFRGRAENPYDFIPQGGGNHYTNHRCPGEWIAISQMKAFCRYLVNDIDYDVPDQDLELDPGELPSLPQNRFIMRNVRRRQ from the coding sequence ATGTCTAGCATGCCATCTGCAACAGGCTTTGACAGCACACTCGCCCTGCTGCGCAACCCGTATGGGTTCATTCGGCAAACTTGCCGCCATCTCGACGCAGACCTCTTCGAAACGCGCATTCTTCTTCACAAGACAATCTGCATGACTGGCGCTGCCGCGGCAGAAGCCTTCTATCGGGAAGAGCAGCTGATCCGCGAAGGCTCGATGCCAAGCCGCATACAAAAGACCCTATTGGGTGAAGGCGGCGTTCAGGGATTGGACGACGCTACCCACCAGCACCGCAAGAAGATGTTCATGTCGATGATGGGGACCGAGCATATAGCCGCGCTTCAGGGCATGTCACTTCACATGCTGGACAACTTTGCGCCGGACTGGGAGGCGAGGAACGAAGTCGTTTTTTACGACGAAGTGCGCGAAATGCTCACGAGAGCCGTTTGCGCCTGGTGTGGGGTTCCGATTCCCGAGGCGGAGGTGGCGACCCGAACGGCGCAGCTTACATCGCTTTTTCAGGACGCCGGTGCCATCGGCCCGAAACATTGGGCCGCGCGACTGGCGCGCCACCGCCTGGAAAAATGGGCAGCACGGATGATCCAACAGGTCCGCGATGGCGAGCTTCAGCCGACGCAGGAAAGCGCCCTTCATTTCATCGCGACATGGCGCGATCTCGACGGGGAGTTGTTGAACCCCAGGGTGGCCGCCGTAGAGTTGCTGAACGTCTTGCGTCCGACCGTGGCGGTGTCTGTATTCATCGTGCAGACGGCGCACGCCCTGTACAGGTACCCAGAATGGCAGGAGAAACTGCGGAACGACGAAGGACTGCTCGAACCCTTCGTTCAGGAGGTCCGCCGCCTCTATCCATTCTTTCCTGCGGTCGCGGCACGAGTCAAAAGTACTTTCGAGTGGCAAGGGTATCGCTTTCCCAAAGGACACCGGGTTCTGCTGGACCTCTATGGTACGAACACCGATCGGCGTTCATGGGATGCGCCACTTGAGTTTCGGCCCGAACGGTTTCGGGGCCGCGCCGAAAACCCCTACGACTTCATTCCACAGGGCGGCGGCAACCACTACACGAACCACCGCTGCCCGGGTGAATGGATCGCGATCAGTCAGATGAAGGCGTTTTGCAGGTATCTTGTGAACGACATCGACTACGATGTGCCGGATCAGGATTTGGAGCTTGACCCAGGAGAGCTGCCATCACTGCCCCAGAACCGGTTCATCATGCGCAACGTCAGGCGTCGGCAGTAG
- a CDS encoding TRAP transporter small permease subunit, with protein sequence MRFLDWIDRGIRGIGVVTAWLTVVSIAAYGALQMLDRKLQLGVSSYLPDLSTSLLFILIFLTFGYTYLRDGHVRVDVLRRHWSARRIAWIELIGGLFILLPLAAILTYYGWDGLMRTTKYAETQLWAQRIAGVIGPILLALAGMIVALRNIAFLTGRRAQGAPEQASGLHNGE encoded by the coding sequence TTGAGATTTTTGGATTGGATTGACCGTGGCATTCGCGGCATCGGCGTCGTGACTGCGTGGCTGACAGTTGTTTCGATTGCTGCTTATGGCGCGCTTCAGATGCTGGATCGCAAGCTACAACTTGGCGTGTCGAGCTATTTGCCGGACCTGTCCACGTCACTGCTGTTCATCCTAATTTTCTTGACCTTTGGGTATACCTATCTGCGCGACGGTCACGTGCGCGTTGATGTTCTTCGCAGACATTGGTCCGCCCGCCGCATTGCTTGGATCGAACTGATTGGCGGCCTTTTTATCCTTCTGCCGCTCGCCGCCATCCTGACCTACTACGGATGGGACGGTTTGATGCGCACCACGAAATACGCGGAAACCCAGTTGTGGGCACAACGCATTGCCGGGGTCATCGGCCCCATCCTGCTGGCTCTTGCCGGGATGATCGTAGCCCTTCGCAACATCGCCTTTCTGACAGGGAGACGTGCGCAAGGTGCACCGGAACAAGCAAGCGGCCTGCACAATGGTGAATGA
- the lspA gene encoding signal peptidase II, with protein sequence MNNRVLGGLCAIAAFGFDQGTKALALNTPALEHGVEVLPFLNLVRVLNDGVSFGMLGGVVPWWGLVALAAVVVAWLLIWLWKAPDGLTGAALGLIIGGALGNILDRLRYQAVPDFLDFHYGSYHWPSFNLADVAIFCGAALLFWDSFRTSKVRPENREQDNRKGDVTGG encoded by the coding sequence ATGAACAACCGCGTTCTGGGTGGGCTCTGTGCGATTGCAGCTTTCGGTTTCGATCAGGGCACCAAGGCGCTTGCCCTGAACACCCCGGCGCTTGAACATGGGGTCGAGGTTCTGCCCTTTCTCAATCTCGTGCGGGTTTTGAACGATGGGGTCAGCTTCGGTATGCTCGGCGGGGTCGTACCCTGGTGGGGCCTGGTCGCACTTGCTGCCGTGGTCGTGGCATGGCTGCTGATCTGGCTATGGAAGGCTCCGGACGGGCTGACAGGTGCGGCGCTCGGTCTGATCATCGGAGGCGCGCTTGGCAATATCCTTGATCGTCTGCGCTATCAGGCCGTCCCTGACTTTCTCGACTTCCATTACGGGTCATACCACTGGCCGTCCTTCAACTTGGCTGACGTGGCGATCTTTTGTGGGGCAGCATTGCTGTTCTGGGACAGCTTTCGCACCTCGAAAGTCAGGCCGGAAAATCGGGAACAAGACAATCGCAAGGGAGATGTCACGGGGGGATAA
- a CDS encoding TRAP transporter large permease subunit: protein MVNEVLTVAMLVVMAIGVFSGFPVALVLAGTGFLGFVAAVWVGITDFQHLGLIYLRARGVLTNESVQFTSVPMLIFLGLILNASGIAETMFRLLGRLLTGVPGRYAIATLLIGLVLAPAAGVIGASVITVALVAYAPMMASGYAPRTAGGAVAASGALGVVFPPAVMLFFISNVFYLRIGLMYVALIVPVLLMVMAFAVYFAVTLRKTVEIPLDTPKTNLVSDLLFVLASVAVIASISLSIILGFATLTEAAGVGVFGALLVALARKRLSFSSLNSVTVQTSTMTSMVFFIVLGASVFSLSFHLVGGPDVIFEWISAFDLTRWELLAILLGVIIILGFVFDWIEVLLVFVPVLMPIISDLDFADHVGSAYFAQIWIAGLIALALQTSFLTPPFGYALFFAKMAAPKVSTYPISIAERYLLLPLRSY from the coding sequence ATGGTGAATGAGGTCCTCACGGTTGCCATGCTTGTCGTGATGGCGATTGGGGTTTTCAGTGGCTTTCCGGTGGCGCTGGTGCTCGCGGGGACAGGCTTCTTGGGGTTTGTCGCTGCGGTTTGGGTGGGGATCACTGATTTTCAGCATCTGGGGCTGATCTACCTGCGGGCCCGTGGTGTACTGACCAATGAATCAGTCCAATTCACCAGCGTTCCAATGTTGATTTTTCTTGGCCTGATCCTGAATGCCAGCGGGATTGCCGAAACCATGTTTCGCTTGCTGGGGCGTCTTCTGACAGGCGTTCCCGGTCGCTACGCCATTGCGACTTTGCTGATCGGCCTCGTTCTTGCGCCCGCCGCCGGGGTGATCGGTGCTTCCGTCATAACTGTGGCGTTGGTGGCCTATGCCCCGATGATGGCGTCGGGCTACGCACCGCGAACCGCAGGAGGCGCTGTCGCAGCTTCTGGAGCATTGGGTGTCGTGTTCCCGCCAGCCGTGATGCTGTTCTTCATCTCGAACGTGTTCTATCTGCGCATCGGATTGATGTATGTGGCCCTCATCGTACCTGTGCTTCTGATGGTCATGGCCTTCGCGGTCTACTTTGCGGTCACGTTGAGAAAAACGGTCGAAATCCCGCTGGACACACCCAAGACCAATCTTGTGTCAGACCTCTTGTTTGTACTCGCGTCTGTCGCGGTCATCGCATCCATTTCGCTCAGCATCATTCTGGGCTTTGCGACACTAACAGAGGCGGCTGGAGTAGGGGTTTTTGGCGCGCTATTGGTCGCGCTGGCGCGAAAGCGCTTGTCTTTCTCATCGTTGAACTCTGTCACAGTGCAGACAAGCACGATGACGTCGATGGTCTTCTTCATCGTATTGGGCGCATCGGTATTCTCGCTCAGTTTCCACCTGGTCGGTGGACCGGACGTCATCTTCGAGTGGATATCCGCATTCGATCTCACCCGGTGGGAACTGTTGGCGATCCTCCTTGGCGTGATCATCATACTTGGGTTTGTTTTTGACTGGATCGAGGTGCTGCTGGTCTTTGTACCCGTACTGATGCCGATTATTTCAGATCTCGACTTCGCAGATCACGTCGGCTCTGCCTACTTTGCGCAGATCTGGATCGCTGGCCTGATTGCGTTGGCCTTGCAAACGTCCTTCCTGACGCCTCCCTTCGGCTATGCCCTGTTTTTTGCTAAGATGGCGGCACCGAAGGTATCAACCTATCCGATATCTATCGCGGAGCGGTACCTCTTGTTGCCATTGAGATCGTATTGA